The Methanobrevibacter wolinii SH genomic interval GACTTAGAAAATATACTTTACTTGATCATGTAACATTTGATGGTGCTGTTGTAAGTGTAGTTCCTCCAAAAGGTAAGCAAGCTACTGCAAATGAAATGGAAGGAGAATTAGTTACTGCAGGTATTAAATTAGGAGCTAAATGGACTGATGTTGATTTTAGAAATCCTTGTGTATCTCTTGATTTTGGTTCAACATTAGCAGGTCGTGTTGTAAATGATAATAGACCTTATGCTAATACTGTAGGTAACTTTTTAGGTCTTGCAGGTGTTGTTTCAGATTCTCTTGCTCGTGGTACTGATAAAGTTGATAAAAATAATGGTGCAGCATTAGATTTATATGATCCTAAATTAGATAAAAAAGGAGATAAGAAAAAAGCAAAAGAAAATGCTAAAAAAGTCCATAAATATATTGATATCCGTAAAGTACCTTTAGGTATTACTAGATTTGGGACTGTACCTATTGATCCAGAAGCTGCAGAATCTGCAGGTACTACTTTAATTGGTTGTGATGTTGGTGAAAATGGAGATAAACTTCCTGTTTTAATGGATATTGGTAAAGAAATTTATGAAAATGATGGTTTACCAACACTTTTATCTACTATGGATTATGTCTCTGCAAATATTGTTTATCGTGCACTTGATGTAGCTTTTGATGAAAATATTATTACTGAAGGTTCAGTTTTAGGTATTACTGGTAGAGCAGGTATTACTGGACGTAAACCTCAACTTATATTAGAATATTCTCAGGATAAATTCAAAGACACTGTATTTGTTGAAGATGGTTTAGCATTAGGTTCTGCAATTATGGCTCGTTGTATGAATTCCATGGGTACTCAAAATAATCCTATTGGTGGTCACCAAGGCGGTAAATGTATTCTTGGTAAAAGAATGAAACTTCAGAATAAAAATAGGTAATTTTTACCTTTTTTATTATTTTTTTAACTTTTTGAAATTCTTTTTATAAACTTTTTTAAATTTAATTTTAGTATTAAATTATTATAATAACTAAAATTGATAATTTTTAATTATTGTATTATTTTTCAGTGATTTTATGATTATTGCTCTTATTATGGCTGGTGGTTTAGGTACTAGATTGAATTCTAATATTGAGAAACCTCTTTTTAAATTTAATAATAAATGTTTAATTGATTATGTTATAGAAAATATTTCTTTTTCTAATTTAATTGATAAAATTGTTGTTGCAGTAAGTCATAATACTCCTAATACTAAAAATTACTTATTAAATCATGATTTTTCTTATTTTGGTAATTCTCTAGATGACTTTAATAAATTTTATTTAGATACTCCTGGTGAAGGTTATCTTGATGATTTATCTTATATTTTATCTGTTTTTGAGAAAATATCTAAGGATAATATTATATTAGTTATAAATGCAGATCTTCCTTTTATTACTTCTGATATTATTGATTATGTATTAAGTAAATATTTTGACTCTAATAAACCTAGTTTATCAGTTCAAATCCCTGTTGAACTTTATAAAAAATATAATGTATCTTATTCTTATGAATTTAATGGTCTTGTTCCATCAGGTCTTAATATTTTAAAAAGTGAAAATTCTATTCAAGAGCAAACTAATTTAATCATGGATAATATAAAGTTAGCATTTAACTTAAATTCTATTGATGATGTAGATATAGCATATAAAATTAAGGATTCTTTGATATAGTTTTATTTATCTTTAAGTTTTATTCCATAATTTAATATTTTATTTTAATTTTATTATTTTATTTTCTTATTACTTTTTTTAAATTAATTTTATTCTTTATTGTATTATTGTTTTGGGGTTTAATTTAAATATTATAAAATTAATAATATTAATTATTATATTGATTTATTCATTAACGGTGTAATCATGGAAAATAAAAAAAATATTCAAAAAAGAGAAGAAAAATTATGGAGTGAGGTTAAGAATTATCAAGTAGCAACTAATAATGCTCGTATTCTTGGTGTTCTTGATGAACTTATTATTAATGATAAAACCGGTAAAATTGTAGATATTGCTATTAAAGTACAAGAAGATCGTAATATTCATGTTAAAGGAGCTAAAAGAAAAGGTGATTTATTACTTGTTCCTTTCTCAAAAGTTGAAAAAGTTGGAGAATTTATTATTGTAGCAGAATAAATTTTCTTTTTATTAATTTTATCTTTTTTCTGGTTTTATATTAACTTTTTTTCTTGGTTTTAACTTTTATTTTATTAGTTTTTAATTATTTTTTATATTTCTTTTATTTTAATACTAATTCTGTTCTTATCTAATATTAATATTTTTTAGTAAAAATAATGTTTAATTTTTTATTAACTTTAATTTTTCTAATTATTTAATTTTTATATAAATTGTGTTTTAGTATTTTATTTTGAGGATTTTATTTAATTTTTTAATATTTTTATCAATTATAAATTTTTTAATTTTTAAGCTTGTTAAAATTCTTTTTTTTAAAAAAATTTTCTTAAATTCAAATTTTAGGTATACTTTGTTATAAAAAATAGGATTTCAATAGACTTAATTTTTTTTATACTTTAATTATAATGTTTATATTAATTTTTTTATTAACAATATATCTATTTATTTAGTTTATTTAAATAAAATATAACAATTGTTTATTTTTTCATTGTTATATTTTTTATTTTATTATTATTTTCATGATTTTTATCATAAACTTTTTATTTAATAAAAATTAAGTTTAATATGTAAAATATAACACTATTTATATTTTTATGAATTTTGTTTTATTCTATTAATAATATATGGTGATAAAATATGTTACTTGAAATTCACAATTTAGCTGTTGAAGTTGAAGGTAAACAAGTATTAAAAAATGTTAATCTTTCTATAGCAGAAGGTGAAACACATGTACTTTTAGGACCTAATGGGGCAGGTAAAAGTACTTTGTTCATGACTATATTAGGATTTCCAAAATATCATGTTACTAATGGTTCAATTATTTTCAAAGGTAAAGATATAACTAACTTATCAACTGCTGAAAGAGTTAAATTAGGTATGGGAGTAAGTTTTCAAAATCCTCCAGCAATTAGAGGTATTTCTGTTGAAAATTTATTAAAATATGAATCTGGTCAAAATGAAGAAGATGAATTAAATCCAAGAATGAAAGCTTTAGCTGATAAACTTAAATTTAATGATGATTTTTTAAAAAGAGATGTTAACTTAGGATTCTCTGGTGGGGAAGTTAAAAGATCTGAAGTTCTTCAATTATTAGCTCAAAAACCAGATTTTACAATGTTTGATGAACCAGATTCTGGTGTTGATATTGAAAATGTAGAACTTATTGCTGAAGAATTAAATGTTATTTTAGATAAACAGAAAAAAATCAGTGAACGTAAACGTGCAGGTTTACTAATTACTCATTTAGGATATATTTTAAATTTTGTAAAAGCAGATAAAGCTCATATTTTAATGAATGGTGAAATTGCTTGTTCAGGAAATCCTGAAGAAATTTTAAATGATGTTCGTGAAAATGGATTTAAAGGATGTGTTAGTTGTGCGCAATGTACTCAATGATGCTGAAAAAGCTAAAAATAAAAAAGCACCTTTAGGAACAGATGTTACTATTGCAAATTATTCTAAAGAAGATATTTCTGTTTATGATGCTATTGATGATTTAAATGATTTATCTAAAAAAGATAAAGATACTCTTATTTCTGTAGGTGTTGATTCAGATGAAAAAGAAAGAAGTGGAAGTTTCGTTCAATTTGATCAAAGTAATATCTTTTCTAATTCTTTATCTGATAATATTGAAATTATGAATACTGGTGTTGCAAAAGATAAATATCCATGGTTAAAAGATTATCTTTGGAATGCTGTAAAACCGGATCAAGATAAATATACTGCAGAAACTGCATTGAGAGAAGAAAAAGAAGATGTTTATAGCGGTTATTTCATTAGATCTAAACCTAACACTAAAGAAGTTTTTCCAGTACAAGCATGTATGTTTATTGCTGATGCAGATATTATGCAAACAGCACATAATATTATTATTGCTGAGGAAAACTCTGAACTTCATTTAATAACTGGTTGTGCTACTGGTAGTGATATATCTTCTGCACTTCATGTTGGTGTAAGTGAATTATATCTTAAACCAGGTTCTAAAATTACTTTTACAATGGTCCATAATTGGGCTGAACAAGTTGAAGTACGTCCTAGAACTGGTATTAAATTAGCAGATAATACTACTTTCATTAATAATTATATTTTAACTAGTCCTGTTAAATGTGTACAATCTTATCCTACTGCATATTGTGAAGGTAATAACTCACGTGCACTTTTCCAAAGTGTTTTATCTGGTCAAAAAGATTCAGATATTGATGTTGGTTCACGTGCTATTCTTAATCACAAAAATAGTTCTGCTGAAGTTCTTTCACGTTCTGTTGCAAATGATGAATCTAAAATTTATGCTAGAGGAGATTTAGTTGGTAATGTTCCAGATGTTAAAGGTCATCTTGAATGTAATGGTTTAGTTTTATCTGATGAATCTTCTATATATGCAGTTCCAATTCTTGAAGCTAATTCTTCTGGACTTGAATTATCTCACGAAGCTGCAGTTGGTAAAATTGATGAAGATGAAATTTATTATTTAACATCTCGTGGATTTACTGAAGAAGAAGCAGCAGCTATGATTGTTAGAGGATTCTTAAATATGGATATTACAGGTTTACCTCCTGCTCTTGCTGAAAGTACTAAAAAAATGATTGATATGAGTATTAAAGGAATGTAAATTTTTTCTTTTTTATTTTAATATTAATTTTTTTCTTTTTTTATTTTAAGATTTATTAATTTTATATATTTTATTTAGATTATTTTTTATTTTTATTAAATTTTTTATTAATTTTATTCTGATTTTTTATTAATTTTTATCTAATTTTTCATATTTGTATTATTTTTTCATTCGTATTTATTAAAACGTATTTTTTATTCATGTTTATTTTTTTTAATAAATTACTTTATTTATTTTATTTTTTTCAATTATTTATATATATTTAATTTATTTTTTTCTATTTTTCTTAAATTTTTTTTAATTTAATTTTTTTTTAAATTAATTTATTTTATTTAAAGCTTTCGGTTTTAATTTCCAAGTAACCTTTATATTTAATTTTAAAGTAATATTGTATTAGTACATTAATGTTATGCTGAGCTAGCTCATTGAGGTACAATATTTATCAATGAAAAAATATTTTTTATAAATATATTTTTTGTTGATTAAAACGTTTTAAAAAAAAGAGAAAGGTAAAAATTTTGGAGAATATATTTTCCAATGTTTTTTTAAAAAAATTTGAATAGTAGAGGAGGTTAACTCTATGGCAGATGATATAAAAATTGTAATGTTTTGTTGCAACTGGTGTTCCTATGGTGGAGCAGATACTGCAGGTACTGCTAGGATGCAATACCCACCTAACATTAGGGTTATTCGTGTAATGTGTTCTGGTAGAATTGATCCACAATTCATCTTAAAAGCATTCAGAGAAGGTGCTGATGGTGTACTTGTAACTGGTTGTCACATGGGTGATTGTCACTATGATGCAGGAAACTATAAATTAGATAGAAGAATGAGAATTGTCTACAAATTAATTGAAGATTTAGGTATTGATAAAAGAAGATTATACCATGACTGGATTTCCGCATCTGAAGGTGAAAAATTCGCAAATACTGTTAGAATGATGGTTGCTAGAGTTAAAGATTTAGGACCTTCACCTTTAAAAGAACAAATTCAAGCTTAATTTAGTGGAGGATATATAATGGCAGAAGAAAAAGCAAAAGTTGGAACTATGTGGTTAGGTGGATGTTCAGGTTGTCACTTAGCTGTTGCTGATTTCCATGAAACATTATTAGATGTTTTAGAATTAGCTGATTTCGAATTTATTCCAGTTTTAATGGATACTAAATATGATGAAGTACCTGATTTAGATGTAATTCTTATTGAAGGTGGAATCAGAAACGATGAAAACAGAAAATTAGCTGAAATGTTAAGAGAAAAAGCTAAATATGTTATTGCTTTTGGTACTTGTGCATGTTATGGAGGTATTCCAGGACTTGGAAACTTACATACTGTAGAAGAATTAGAAGAAGAAGCTTATATTAATTCTGTTTCTACTGTTAACCCAGAAGGTATCATTCCTAATGAAGATGTACCTCAATTAGAAAACAGGGTAAGACCTTTAAGTGAAGCAATTGATATTGATATGATGCTTCCTGGTTGCCCACCAAGATCAGATGTTATTGCTAATGCAATTATTACCTTACTCAATGGTGAAACAGTTGAATTACCTACTACAAACTTATGTGAAGTTTGTCCTAGAGAAAAACCACCTGAAGGTTTAGCTATGGACTTCGTTAAAAGACAATTTGAAGTCGGAAGACCTGAAGATGATTTATGTTTAATTGCACAAGGTTTAGTATGTTTAGGTCCTGCTACAGTTTCATTATGTGGTGCAGAATGTCCTGAAATTGCAATCCCATGTAGAGGATGTTATGGACCAACTGCAAAAATTAAAGATGCAGGTGCTAAAATGATTTCAGCTATTGCTTCAGATTATGGTGTAGAAAAAGATAAAACTGTTGATCCTGAAGAAGTAGCTAGCCAATTAGATGATATTGTTGGTACATTTTATACTTATACTTTACCAGCTGCTTTAATCCCAATGAAAATGCAAAATGGAGGAAAATAGAATGGCAAAACTAACTATGGAACCTGTAACTCGTATTGAAGGTCACGCAAAAATTACTGTTCAGTTAGATGATGCAGGAAACGTTGAAGAAACTAGATTACATGTTATGGAATTTAGAGGATTTGAAAAATTCTTACAAGGTAGACCTGCAGAAGAATTACCACGTTTAGTTCCTAGAATCTGTGGTATTTGTGATGTTCAACACCATTTAGCAGCTGCTAAAGCTGTTGATCAAATTTATGGATTTGGAGACGATATCTTACCTACTGCTTACAGAATGAGAGAAATTATGAATTGGGGTTCATTTATGCACTCTCACGCACTTCATTTCTACTTCTTAGCAGCTCCAGATTTAATTGTTCCTAATGGAACTAGAAAAACAAGAAATGTTTTCCAAATTATCAAAGATCAACCAGATATTGCTTTACAAGCTATTGAAATCAGAAGAAATGGTTTAGATATGGTTAGAGCTATTGGTGGTCGTCCAATTCACCCAACTTCTTCCACTCCTGGAGGAATTTCTACTGAATTAACTGAGGATAAACAAAAAGAATTAAAACAAAAAGCTGAAAGAAACATTGAATTAGCTCAAAATACCTTAGATTTAGCTATTCCTATTTTCGAAGAAAAAATTGATCTTGTTAATGATTTAGGTTACTTCGGAGATACTCGTCACTGTGGTTTAGTAAATGATGGTAAATGGGATGTATACAATGGTAATGTAAGAATCAAAAGTAAAGATGGTTCTAAAATTGAATATGAATACAATAATTTAGAATACCAAGACATTGTTGCAGAACATGTTAAACCTTACTCTTGGTTAAAATTCCCATATATTAAAGAATTAGGATACCCTGAAGGTATTTACAGAGTAGCTCCTTTATCTAGGATTAACGTTTGTGATTCAATGCCTGATGAAGCTCCTCTTGCTCAAGAAAGATTAAATGAATTCCGTGAAAAATTCGGATATGCACAACAACCTATGTTATTCCATTGGGCTAGATTAATCGAAATCTTAGCTTCTGCTGAATGTGCAGCTACTGCATTAGATGAAGATTTATCTGGTAAAAAATTCCCAGATGCTCTTGAAAGAACTGCTGGTGAAGGTGCAGGTATTGTAGAAGCTCCTCGTGGTACTTTAATCCACCATTACAAAACTGATGATAATGGTTTAGTAACTAAAGCAAACCTCGTTGTTGCAACTATTCAAAACAACCCTGCTATGGAAATGGGTATTGATCAAGTAGCTAAAAAATACATCAAACCTGGTGTAGAAGTAGATGATAAAATCTTCAATTTAATGGAAATGGTTATTAGAGCATATGATCCATGTTTATCCTGTGCTACCCATACTATGGATAGTCAAATGAGACTTTCTACTTTAGAAGTTATTGATAGTGACGGAAACTTAGTTAAAAAAATCTAGAGGTGTGATATATGATAGTAGTCAACCAAGACGACTGCATCAAATGTGGAGCTTGTGAAGGTACATGTCCTT includes:
- a CDS encoding methanogenesis marker 14 protein, with translation MSFLDNLFHKGPKPIIAHSQPKDLDMLKASTNRPQDPGFKTHQDVYYVTASVELGNTTTKCILTATNLNNSHCYLLNKTVKMTRDIRPPKPSEEVFGKTVWGIELSKEAVAEMIKDTVLESLKKANVDKDEDLDFVVRSTGVTAGFATAEEAGKLVIALADGCLDAGIPPRKMSPAMSPQQLPERLRKYTLLDHVTFDGAVVSVVPPKGKQATANEMEGELVTAGIKLGAKWTDVDFRNPCVSLDFGSTLAGRVVNDNRPYANTVGNFLGLAGVVSDSLARGTDKVDKNNGAALDLYDPKLDKKGDKKKAKENAKKVHKYIDIRKVPLGITRFGTVPIDPEAAESAGTTLIGCDVGENGDKLPVLMDIGKEIYENDGLPTLLSTMDYVSANIVYRALDVAFDENIITEGSVLGITGRAGITGRKPQLILEYSQDKFKDTVFVEDGLALGSAIMARCMNSMGTQNNPIGGHQGGKCILGKRMKLQNKNR
- a CDS encoding NTP transferase domain-containing protein; translation: MIIALIMAGGLGTRLNSNIEKPLFKFNNKCLIDYVIENISFSNLIDKIVVAVSHNTPNTKNYLLNHDFSYFGNSLDDFNKFYLDTPGEGYLDDLSYILSVFEKISKDNIILVINADLPFITSDIIDYVLSKYFDSNKPSLSVQIPVELYKKYNVSYSYEFNGLVPSGLNILKSENSIQEQTNLIMDNIKLAFNLNSIDDVDIAYKIKDSLI
- a CDS encoding PRC-barrel domain-containing protein, encoding MENKKNIQKREEKLWSEVKNYQVATNNARILGVLDELIINDKTGKIVDIAIKVQEDRNIHVKGAKRKGDLLLVPFSKVEKVGEFIIVAE
- the sufC gene encoding Fe-S cluster assembly ATPase SufC; translated protein: MLLEIHNLAVEVEGKQVLKNVNLSIAEGETHVLLGPNGAGKSTLFMTILGFPKYHVTNGSIIFKGKDITNLSTAERVKLGMGVSFQNPPAIRGISVENLLKYESGQNEEDELNPRMKALADKLKFNDDFLKRDVNLGFSGGEVKRSEVLQLLAQKPDFTMFDEPDSGVDIENVELIAEELNVILDKQKKISERKRAGLLITHLGYILNFVKADKAHILMNGEIACSGNPEEILNDVRENGFKGCVSCAQCTQ
- a CDS encoding SufB/SufD family protein codes for the protein MDLKDVLVVRNVLNDAEKAKNKKAPLGTDVTIANYSKEDISVYDAIDDLNDLSKKDKDTLISVGVDSDEKERSGSFVQFDQSNIFSNSLSDNIEIMNTGVAKDKYPWLKDYLWNAVKPDQDKYTAETALREEKEDVYSGYFIRSKPNTKEVFPVQACMFIADADIMQTAHNIIIAEENSELHLITGCATGSDISSALHVGVSELYLKPGSKITFTMVHNWAEQVEVRPRTGIKLADNTTFINNYILTSPVKCVQSYPTAYCEGNNSRALFQSVLSGQKDSDIDVGSRAILNHKNSSAEVLSRSVANDESKIYARGDLVGNVPDVKGHLECNGLVLSDESSIYAVPILEANSSGLELSHEAAVGKIDEDEIYYLTSRGFTEEEAAAMIVRGFLNMDITGLPPALAESTKKMIDMSIKGM
- a CDS encoding hydrogenase iron-sulfur subunit is translated as MADDIKIVMFCCNWCSYGGADTAGTARMQYPPNIRVIRVMCSGRIDPQFILKAFREGADGVLVTGCHMGDCHYDAGNYKLDRRMRIVYKLIEDLGIDKRRLYHDWISASEGEKFANTVRMMVARVKDLGPSPLKEQIQA
- a CDS encoding NADH-quinone oxidoreductase subunit B family protein, which translates into the protein MAEEKAKVGTMWLGGCSGCHLAVADFHETLLDVLELADFEFIPVLMDTKYDEVPDLDVILIEGGIRNDENRKLAEMLREKAKYVIAFGTCACYGGIPGLGNLHTVEELEEEAYINSVSTVNPEGIIPNEDVPQLENRVRPLSEAIDIDMMLPGCPPRSDVIANAIITLLNGETVELPTTNLCEVCPREKPPEGLAMDFVKRQFEVGRPEDDLCLIAQGLVCLGPATVSLCGAECPEIAIPCRGCYGPTAKIKDAGAKMISAIASDYGVEKDKTVDPEEVASQLDDIVGTFYTYTLPAALIPMKMQNGGK
- a CDS encoding Ni/Fe hydrogenase subunit alpha, with amino-acid sequence MAKLTMEPVTRIEGHAKITVQLDDAGNVEETRLHVMEFRGFEKFLQGRPAEELPRLVPRICGICDVQHHLAAAKAVDQIYGFGDDILPTAYRMREIMNWGSFMHSHALHFYFLAAPDLIVPNGTRKTRNVFQIIKDQPDIALQAIEIRRNGLDMVRAIGGRPIHPTSSTPGGISTELTEDKQKELKQKAERNIELAQNTLDLAIPIFEEKIDLVNDLGYFGDTRHCGLVNDGKWDVYNGNVRIKSKDGSKIEYEYNNLEYQDIVAEHVKPYSWLKFPYIKELGYPEGIYRVAPLSRINVCDSMPDEAPLAQERLNEFREKFGYAQQPMLFHWARLIEILASAECAATALDEDLSGKKFPDALERTAGEGAGIVEAPRGTLIHHYKTDDNGLVTKANLVVATIQNNPAMEMGIDQVAKKYIKPGVEVDDKIFNLMEMVIRAYDPCLSCATHTMDSQMRLSTLEVIDSDGNLVKKI